One genomic region from Quercus robur chromosome 4, dhQueRobu3.1, whole genome shotgun sequence encodes:
- the LOC126724533 gene encoding uncharacterized protein LOC126724533 — protein MSMGCSLGLRPPQFSEDLVWLPGWLQQHQAEPFDEHIKETQMPSELAIKGLSSFQGNIGVSKDANLLAREEGRYNNCHLFLSGENSSEISFSPSPGNVSF, from the exons ATGTCAATGGGGTGCAGCTTAGGGCTTCGTCCTCCTCAGTTCTCCGAG GATTTAGTTTGGCTTCCTGGTTGGCTTCAGCAACATCAAGCAGAACCATTCGATGAGCACATAAAGGAAACTCAAATGCCTTCTGAGCTAGCAATTAAG GGTTTGAGTTCTTTTCAAGGAAACATTGGTGTAAGTAAAGATGCAAATCTTTTAGCAAGGGAAGAAGGTAGATATAACAACTGTCATTTATTCTTATCTGGGGAAAACAGTTCAGAAATTAGTTTTTCTCCATCTCCTGGAAATGTAAGTTTTTAA
- the LOC126723478 gene encoding probable choline kinase 2, which yields MGAGENNLDIKVDRLPGEAREILKSLAAEWEDVLDVNELQVIQLKGAMTNQVYQIKWPTKTVSRKVLARIYGEGVEVFFDRDDEIRTFEFMSKHGQGPRLLGRFPNGRIEEFIHARTLSASDLHDPEISALIASKMKEFNDLDMPGPNNVRLWDRLRNWLGAAKSLALPEEAKAFCLDTIEEDISILEKELPGAHQRIGFCHNDLQYGNIMIDEVTNSITIIDYEYASYNAVAFDMANHFCEMAADYHTETPHILDFSKYPGLEDRQRFVRIYLSSSGDEPSDIEVEQLLQDVEKYTLASHLVWGLWGIISEHVNEIDFDYMEYARQRFQQYWLRKPELLGSVRASSDSVADGNGAI from the exons ATGGGGGCTGGAGAGAATAATTTGGACATCAAAGTGGATCGTCTACCAGGAGAAGCAAGGGAGATTCTAAAATCACTGGCTGCCGAATGGGAGGATGTGCTTGATGTGAATGAATTGCAAGTTATCCAGCTTAAGGGTGCAATGACCAATCAGGTTTACCAAATAAAGTGGCCAACAAAGACGGTCTCTAGAAAAGTTCTAGCTAGGATATATGGTGAGGGCGTGGAAGTGTTCTTTGACCGGGACGATGAAATTCGGACGTTTGAGTTTATGTCAAAGCATGGGCAAGGTCCTCGTCTTCTAGGCCGGTTCCCCAATGGGCGAATTGAAGAGTTCATCCATGCACGG ACACTCTCAGCATCTGATCTGCATGATCCAGAAATATCTGCTCTTATAGCATCTAAAATGAAGGAGTTTAATGATCTTGATATGCCTGGCCCAAATAACGTTCGCCTGTGGGATAGATTGCG AAACTGGCTAGGTGCAGCCAAGAGTTTGGCTCTCCCCGAAGAAGCTAAAGCCTTTTGCTTAGATACCATTGAAGAGGATATCTCAATATTGGAAAAGGAGCTTCCAGGGGCACATCAACGTATAGGTTTTTGCCACAATGATTTGCAATATGGTAACATAATGATTGACGAAGTGACAAATTCAATAACCATCATT GATTATGAGTATGCAAGTTACAATGCTGTTGCATTTGACATGGCAAATCATTTTTGTGAGATGGCTGCTGACTATCACACGGAAACTCCTCATATTCTGGACTTCAGTAAATATCCCG GTTTGGAGGATCGTCAAAGATTTGTTCGTATATATTTGAGCTCTTCtg GTGATGAACCTAGCGATATTGAAGTCGAGCAGTTACTTCAAGATGTTGAGAAGTATACTCTTGCAAGCCATCTGGTTTGGGGCTTATGGGGAATAATATCG gaacatgtgaaTGAAATCGACTTTGACTACATGGAATATGCAAGGCAAAGGTTTCAACAATACTGGTTAAGGAAGCCTGAACTATTAGGCTCTGTTAGAGCTTCCTCTGATAGTGTGGCTGATGGTAACGGTGCCATCTAG